The Microbacterium sp. Nx66 genome contains a region encoding:
- a CDS encoding acetyltransferase, with amino-acid sequence MSELVLLGGGGHAKSVLAAARALGLGVRGYLAPEAGDLGEDCPYLGDDDLLSSLRADDVLFVNGLGSTASTRARRALYERAVAYGLRAAQIVHPRGFVDPGARLAAGVQVLAAALVNSGAVIGENVLINSGAIIEHDVLVDAHAHVSPGAVIAGGVRIGEGAHVGLGARVSQGLTLGPGSVIGAGAVVIRDVPAGAVVAGVPARVIESERREPA; translated from the coding sequence ATGAGTGAGCTGGTCCTGCTGGGCGGCGGGGGACACGCGAAGTCCGTGCTGGCGGCCGCACGCGCTCTGGGGCTCGGAGTGCGCGGGTATCTCGCGCCGGAGGCCGGAGATCTGGGCGAGGACTGTCCGTACCTCGGCGACGACGACCTGCTCTCGTCGCTCCGCGCGGATGACGTGCTCTTCGTCAACGGGCTGGGCTCGACAGCGTCGACGCGGGCCCGGCGCGCTCTGTATGAGCGGGCCGTCGCATACGGTTTGCGGGCGGCGCAGATCGTCCATCCTCGAGGTTTCGTCGACCCGGGGGCCCGCCTGGCGGCGGGGGTTCAGGTGCTCGCCGCGGCGCTCGTGAACAGCGGGGCCGTCATCGGGGAGAACGTGCTGATCAATTCCGGGGCGATCATCGAGCACGACGTCCTGGTGGACGCCCACGCGCACGTCTCTCCCGGTGCGGTGATCGCCGGCGGTGTCCGGATCGGCGAGGGCGCCCACGTCGGTCTCGGTGCCCGTGTCAGCCAGGGACTCACGCTGGGACCCGGGAGCGTCATCGGTGCCGGCGCCGTCGTGATCAGGGACGTCCCGGCGGGGGCTGTGGTCGCGGGCGTGCCGGCCAGGGTCATCGAATCCGAGAGAAGGGAACCGGCATGA
- a CDS encoding LGFP repeat-containing protein — MSRRAPRSRNTTKVTRLLTCFLAASALVIGTVVPATAASAATSVAPTVARTAADPAQTGLAKTTLVGFTPGNIISDAVFTNKSTMTEAQIQTFFNSKVSRCLGGRDENNEPIVCLKDFRMNTVTRPGDQYCSGYSGAANESAARIIYRVAQACNINPQVLIVMLQKEQGLVTHTWPSAWRYRIALGQGCPDTAPCDPNYIGFFHQIYGAARQMQIYMEGKWFQWYAPGRTWNILYNPNSSCGSSPVYVANKATSALYYYTPYQPNAAALRAGYGKGDGCSAYGNRNFYNYFTDWFGSTQKPVVDPLGDIRRLHTSLGGATGVLGAAKTTPACTATTARCTVTYVNGIITWTKALGARQVYGEVYKEYTAQGGLGGKLGYPKTTPTAVTDPNGNGTAQQFDAGWVHSSVAGTFASSNTIMTAYSKAGWLRGKLGWPAGVETCSATSCVQAFQGGSIGYQKGKAAVPLVGVEADAIDVVFAAQGGSSGALGAPVGQLTVVSDPQGNGLVRQFANGWIHASAAGAFVTSNASMKEYSASGWLRGSWDGPRVRSPR; from the coding sequence ATGTCTCGACGTGCCCCACGCTCTCGAAACACCACGAAGGTCACCCGCCTTCTCACCTGTTTCCTCGCTGCCTCCGCCCTGGTGATCGGCACGGTGGTCCCCGCCACCGCCGCCTCCGCCGCGACCTCCGTCGCACCGACCGTCGCACGTACCGCCGCCGATCCCGCGCAGACCGGGCTGGCCAAGACCACTCTGGTCGGGTTCACGCCGGGCAACATCATCAGCGACGCCGTGTTCACCAACAAGAGCACGATGACCGAAGCGCAGATCCAGACCTTCTTCAACAGCAAGGTCTCCCGCTGCCTCGGCGGACGGGACGAGAACAACGAGCCGATCGTCTGTCTCAAGGACTTCCGCATGAACACGGTCACCCGTCCGGGGGACCAGTACTGCAGCGGATACTCCGGTGCTGCGAACGAGTCCGCTGCGCGCATCATCTATCGCGTGGCCCAGGCCTGCAACATCAACCCGCAGGTGCTCATCGTCATGCTCCAGAAGGAGCAGGGGCTCGTGACCCACACCTGGCCGAGCGCCTGGCGGTACCGGATCGCGCTCGGGCAGGGCTGCCCGGACACCGCGCCGTGCGACCCGAACTACATCGGCTTCTTCCACCAGATCTACGGCGCCGCGCGCCAGATGCAGATCTACATGGAGGGCAAGTGGTTCCAGTGGTACGCGCCGGGGCGCACCTGGAACATCCTCTACAACCCGAACAGCTCCTGCGGATCCTCGCCGGTCTACGTCGCGAACAAGGCGACGTCCGCGCTGTACTACTACACGCCGTACCAGCCGAACGCCGCAGCGCTGCGGGCCGGCTACGGAAAGGGTGACGGGTGCTCCGCGTACGGTAACCGGAACTTCTACAACTACTTCACGGACTGGTTCGGCTCGACCCAGAAGCCGGTGGTGGACCCGCTCGGCGACATCCGTCGCCTGCACACCTCGCTCGGCGGGGCGACCGGCGTTCTCGGCGCCGCGAAGACGACTCCGGCCTGTACGGCAACGACCGCGCGGTGCACCGTGACGTACGTCAACGGCATCATCACCTGGACGAAGGCGCTCGGCGCGCGACAGGTCTACGGTGAGGTGTATAAGGAGTACACGGCTCAGGGCGGTCTCGGGGGAAAGCTCGGATACCCGAAGACCACGCCCACGGCCGTCACGGACCCGAACGGCAACGGGACCGCGCAGCAGTTCGACGCCGGGTGGGTTCATTCGTCGGTGGCGGGGACGTTCGCGTCGTCGAACACGATCATGACCGCGTACAGCAAGGCGGGATGGTTGCGTGGAAAGCTCGGGTGGCCGGCGGGTGTGGAGACGTGCTCGGCGACGTCGTGTGTGCAGGCGTTCCAGGGCGGCTCGATCGGTTATCAGAAGGGGAAGGCGGCGGTTCCGCTGGTGGGCGTCGAGGCGGACGCGATCGATGTGGTGTTCGCGGCGCAGGGCGGCAGCTCGGGGGCGCTGGGTGCGCCGGTCGGGCAGTTGACGGTGGTGTCGGATCCGCAGGGCAATGGTCTCGTCCGTCAGTTCGCGAACGGGTGGATTCACGCGTCGGCGGCCGGGGCGTTCGTGACGTCGAACGCGTCGATGAAGGAGTACAGCGCGTCGGGGTGGCTGCGGGGAAGCTGGGATGGCCCACGAGTGCGGAGTCCAAGGTGA
- the neuB gene encoding N-acetylneuraminate synthase, translating to MAADVFVIAEAGVNHNGSLDVAKELVDLAADAGADAVKFQTFSADALALETAELADYQRVSDQDARSQHDLLRGLELSREEFRALRTHCDERGIRFLSTAFDLDGLDFLIDELGIPLVKIASGDLTFAPLLVKAGRSGLPVILSTGMADLEEIARALRFLAAGLGQRHGVLEPSERLTESALARAWEARNERIRFDEHVTILHCTTEYPAADEHLNLRAMPTIASTFGHRVGYSDHSLGSLASVLAVGLGATVLEKHFTFDVAAEGPDHAASLDPDGLRDYVAAVRRVPAMLGSPEKRAQSVEEGNRAVVRRSLVAARDIPSGAVIREQDLACFRPATGRTSFDFWEVVGGLASRAYRRGELIDE from the coding sequence ATGGCCGCTGATGTGTTCGTGATCGCAGAGGCGGGGGTGAACCACAACGGTTCGCTCGACGTCGCCAAGGAGCTCGTGGACCTCGCCGCCGACGCGGGGGCGGACGCGGTGAAGTTCCAGACCTTCTCCGCCGATGCGCTCGCGCTCGAGACGGCAGAGCTCGCGGACTATCAGCGGGTGTCCGACCAAGACGCGCGCAGCCAGCATGACCTCCTCCGCGGGCTGGAGCTGAGCCGTGAGGAGTTCCGAGCCCTGCGGACGCACTGTGACGAGCGCGGAATCCGGTTCCTGTCCACGGCCTTCGATCTCGACGGTCTCGACTTCCTCATCGACGAGCTCGGCATCCCTCTCGTGAAGATCGCGTCGGGTGATCTCACCTTCGCCCCGCTCCTGGTCAAAGCGGGCCGAAGCGGGCTGCCGGTGATCCTATCCACGGGGATGGCCGATCTGGAGGAGATCGCCAGGGCGCTGCGCTTCCTCGCCGCGGGACTGGGGCAGCGTCACGGTGTGCTTGAGCCCTCGGAGCGCCTCACCGAGAGCGCGCTCGCCAGGGCGTGGGAGGCACGGAACGAGCGCATCCGGTTCGACGAGCACGTGACGATCCTGCACTGCACGACTGAGTACCCGGCAGCGGACGAGCACCTGAACCTGAGAGCGATGCCGACGATCGCGAGCACGTTCGGGCACAGGGTCGGCTACTCCGATCATTCGCTCGGCTCGCTGGCCTCCGTGCTCGCCGTCGGGCTCGGCGCGACCGTCCTCGAGAAGCACTTCACATTCGACGTCGCCGCGGAGGGACCTGATCACGCGGCCTCGCTGGATCCCGACGGCCTGCGCGACTACGTCGCGGCGGTCCGCCGCGTGCCGGCGATGCTCGGATCGCCGGAGAAGCGGGCGCAGAGCGTCGAGGAGGGGAACCGCGCGGTCGTGCGGCGCAGTCTGGTGGCCGCGCGGGACATCCCCTCCGGCGCCGTGATCAGGGAGCAGGACCTCGCGTGCTTCCGCCCCGCGACGGGTCGCACCTCCTTCGACTTCTGGGAAGTCGTCGGCGGCTTGGCGTCCCGGGCATACCGACGCGGTGAGCTCATCGATGAGTGA
- a CDS encoding acylneuraminate cytidylyltransferase family protein codes for MRICTITVRAGSKGVPGKNLRMVAGRPMFAHSVAQAAATGLFDEVVVSSDSEEILALAPQYGATGVVRRPPEMATDTAGKVPAIAHAVRTTEQRTGRTYDVCVDLDATSPLRTLDDIRTAVRMFEESEAASLITGAEARRNPYFNLVEEQPDGTVAVSKQPDDAVLRRQDAPRCFDMNGSIYVWKRQALVEDQVVFLPSTILYEMPAERSVDVDSEFDFRIVEWLMEQREDL; via the coding sequence ATGAGGATCTGCACGATCACTGTGCGCGCCGGTTCGAAGGGAGTCCCGGGGAAGAACCTCCGCATGGTCGCGGGGCGGCCGATGTTCGCTCATTCGGTGGCGCAAGCTGCGGCGACAGGACTCTTCGACGAGGTCGTCGTCTCCAGCGACTCGGAGGAGATCCTTGCTCTCGCCCCGCAGTACGGCGCGACGGGCGTCGTGCGCCGACCCCCGGAGATGGCTACCGACACGGCGGGCAAGGTCCCCGCCATCGCCCACGCCGTGCGCACCACGGAGCAGCGCACCGGTAGGACCTACGACGTGTGCGTGGACCTCGACGCGACCAGTCCGCTCCGCACCTTGGACGACATCCGCACGGCCGTGCGGATGTTCGAGGAATCGGAGGCCGCGTCACTGATCACGGGTGCGGAAGCGCGGCGCAATCCGTACTTCAACCTCGTCGAGGAGCAGCCGGACGGCACCGTCGCCGTGAGCAAGCAGCCCGACGACGCGGTGCTCCGGCGGCAGGACGCGCCGCGGTGCTTCGACATGAACGGCTCCATCTACGTGTGGAAGCGGCAGGCGCTGGTGGAGGACCAGGTCGTCTTCCTGCCGTCGACCATCCTGTACGAGATGCCCGCTGAACGTTCCGTCGACGTGGACAGCGAGTTCGACTTCCGCATCGTCGAGTGGCTGATGGAGCAACGGGAGGATCTGTGA
- a CDS encoding glycosyltransferase — MGARLRVVLDQLVHVVDPDQAAASRDLAAGLVQTAPPNCTVDAIVPSGAEVPLRGIGEVRTLAVGRRELAASWQLGIAPGVGGGLIHAPTLLAPLIRHDRVHDNDQTTVTLWDLRAWEAPSQLSRGAVAWQRGMLRRAVKHADAVVVPSHSMAERLSGLAKLGDRIRVIAGAPPQDLLRPADVASRRDDLGVPADYLVLSGPEDALAAGFRGAVAANLDAVVIGAAEGAEPRIAEIAAAAGLPERRAHIRGTLEVSDRAAVVAGARVFVSTDAVSGWPWRAVEAMSLGVPVVAVESGCHHDVLADGGAVVSESALPEAVEDAATTGRERLRVLAADRSRAFSWASAAERVWSLHADL; from the coding sequence ATGGGTGCTCGACTGCGTGTTGTTCTGGATCAGCTCGTGCACGTCGTCGACCCCGATCAGGCGGCGGCATCGCGAGATCTCGCCGCCGGGCTCGTCCAGACGGCGCCGCCGAACTGCACGGTCGATGCGATCGTGCCCTCGGGGGCAGAGGTGCCGCTCCGCGGGATCGGAGAAGTGCGCACGCTCGCGGTCGGACGGCGCGAGCTCGCCGCGTCCTGGCAACTCGGTATCGCCCCTGGCGTCGGCGGCGGCCTCATCCACGCGCCGACGCTGCTCGCCCCACTGATCCGCCACGACCGGGTGCACGACAACGATCAGACCACCGTCACGCTGTGGGACCTGCGGGCCTGGGAGGCGCCGTCTCAGCTGTCGCGCGGCGCCGTCGCCTGGCAACGAGGCATGCTCCGACGTGCCGTGAAACACGCAGATGCCGTGGTCGTTCCGTCCCACTCCATGGCGGAGCGCCTGTCCGGTCTCGCGAAGCTCGGTGACCGCATCCGCGTCATCGCCGGCGCGCCACCTCAGGACCTCCTGCGTCCCGCGGACGTCGCCTCGCGTCGGGACGACCTCGGTGTCCCCGCGGACTACCTCGTCCTCTCCGGGCCGGAGGACGCGCTGGCCGCCGGTTTCCGCGGCGCCGTCGCGGCGAACCTCGACGCCGTGGTGATCGGAGCGGCCGAGGGGGCGGAACCGCGAATCGCCGAGATCGCCGCCGCCGCCGGGCTGCCCGAGCGGCGCGCGCACATCCGGGGGACGCTCGAGGTCTCGGATCGCGCCGCCGTCGTCGCCGGGGCGCGCGTCTTCGTGTCGACCGATGCCGTCTCCGGGTGGCCGTGGCGCGCTGTGGAGGCGATGTCGCTCGGCGTGCCCGTGGTCGCCGTGGAGTCCGGGTGTCATCACGACGTCCTCGCCGACGGGGGAGCGGTGGTCAGCGAGAGTGCTCTGCCGGAGGCCGTGGAGGACGCGGCGACGACAGGGAGGGAGCGCCTGCGCGTGCTCGCCGCCGACCGGTCGCGGGCGTTCTCCTGGGCGAGTGCGGCGGAGCGCGTGTGGAGTCTGCACGCAGACCTCTGA
- the neuC gene encoding UDP-N-acetylglucosamine 2-epimerase yields the protein MRTIAVVTGTRADYGLLRGLLRAIDDDPQLDLRIIVTGTHLTDSFGRTVSEIERDGFTVAAAVPIWSGDDSALAAAADVGRALPEYARALADIGPDVVVVLGDRLEAYAVATAATILSVPVAHIHGGELTEGAMDDALRHSITKMSYLHFTSTPEHRTRVIQLGEDPRRVFFFGAPIVDILETFEPMPRRDVEERFGIRLPEPTALVTFHPAIMDVAPAEHLVEELLDGLLAVDELHIVITGSNSDIGTDAVRERIARFVSEHPERVDYVESFGQRGYLSAMRAAAVVAGNSSSTVLEAPVLGTPSVLIGDRQKGRPIAASVEVPEPTAAAIAAAIRRQLAAPPLADPESPFGRPGFAARTAATLRDAEIPRPPKKSFHDLEQGDDHGR from the coding sequence ATGAGGACGATCGCCGTCGTCACCGGCACCCGTGCGGACTACGGGCTGCTGCGCGGATTGCTCCGGGCGATCGATGACGACCCGCAGCTCGACCTGCGGATCATCGTCACGGGCACTCATCTCACGGATTCCTTCGGGAGGACGGTGTCCGAGATCGAGCGGGACGGGTTCACCGTCGCCGCGGCGGTTCCGATCTGGTCGGGCGACGATAGCGCTCTCGCCGCCGCCGCGGACGTCGGCCGCGCCCTGCCCGAGTATGCGCGGGCGCTGGCGGATATCGGCCCCGACGTGGTCGTGGTGCTGGGGGATCGTCTGGAGGCCTACGCCGTCGCGACGGCCGCGACGATCCTCTCGGTTCCGGTCGCGCACATCCATGGCGGGGAGCTCACCGAGGGGGCGATGGACGACGCACTCCGCCACTCGATCACCAAGATGTCGTACCTGCACTTCACCTCGACACCTGAGCACCGCACGCGGGTCATCCAGCTGGGGGAGGACCCGCGACGGGTCTTCTTCTTCGGCGCGCCGATCGTCGACATCCTGGAGACCTTCGAGCCGATGCCGCGCCGTGACGTCGAGGAACGGTTCGGCATCCGGCTGCCCGAGCCGACGGCGCTCGTCACCTTCCATCCGGCGATCATGGACGTGGCACCGGCCGAGCACCTCGTCGAGGAGCTCCTCGACGGATTGCTCGCGGTGGACGAGCTCCACATCGTCATCACGGGGTCAAACTCGGACATCGGCACGGATGCGGTCCGGGAACGGATCGCGCGCTTCGTGTCCGAACACCCCGAGCGCGTCGACTATGTCGAATCGTTCGGACAGCGCGGCTATCTCAGCGCCATGAGGGCGGCTGCCGTCGTCGCGGGGAACTCGTCCAGCACCGTCTTGGAGGCGCCGGTCCTCGGGACCCCCTCTGTGCTGATCGGCGATCGCCAGAAGGGCCGACCGATCGCCGCGAGCGTGGAGGTGCCAGAGCCCACCGCCGCGGCGATCGCCGCCGCCATCCGCCGGCAGCTCGCCGCCCCGCCTCTCGCCGATCCGGAGAGTCCGTTCGGTCGGCCGGGCTTCGCCGCCCGCACGGCGGCGACGTTGCGAGACGCGGAGATCCCCCGCCCGCCGAAGAAGTCCTTCCACGATCTCGAACAGGGAGATGACCATGGCCGCTGA
- a CDS encoding GDP-mannose 4,6-dehydratase translates to MKVLLTGADGFIGSHLAEQLVRDGHDVRALVLYNSFDSRGWLDGIADEVAQEIEFLPGDVRDPALMMSAVSDRDAVLHLAALIAIPYSYAAPDLYVQTNIQGTLNLLNAARAADVSRFIHTSTSEVYGTARYVPMDEGHPLQGQSPYSASKIAADQMVNAYHSSFGLPAVTIRPFNTFGPRQSARAVIPTIISQLAAGKREVQLGALTPTRDFTYVPDTVAGFTTALTSTAGVGEVINLGVGFEVSIGQTFDLIAEVMGVDAVATEDPARLRPANSEVERLFSDNAKAREILGWAPRYDGVDGFREGLRATAEWFTDPGNLARYRTDAYVV, encoded by the coding sequence ATGAAGGTACTGCTCACAGGAGCTGACGGATTCATCGGATCGCACCTCGCGGAGCAGCTCGTCAGAGATGGTCACGACGTCCGAGCCCTGGTGCTGTACAACTCGTTCGACTCGCGCGGTTGGCTCGATGGCATCGCGGACGAGGTCGCCCAAGAGATCGAGTTCCTGCCTGGTGACGTCCGTGATCCTGCGCTGATGATGTCGGCGGTGAGTGACCGTGATGCGGTCCTGCACCTCGCCGCACTCATCGCCATCCCCTACTCGTACGCGGCTCCTGACCTGTATGTGCAGACGAACATCCAGGGCACGCTCAACCTGCTCAATGCAGCGCGTGCCGCCGACGTGAGCCGCTTCATCCACACGTCGACCAGCGAGGTCTACGGCACCGCCCGGTACGTGCCGATGGATGAGGGGCACCCGCTGCAGGGGCAGTCGCCGTACTCCGCATCCAAAATCGCGGCGGACCAGATGGTGAACGCGTACCACTCGTCGTTCGGGCTCCCCGCGGTGACGATCCGCCCGTTCAACACCTTCGGGCCGCGGCAGTCCGCCCGCGCCGTGATCCCCACGATCATCAGCCAGCTCGCCGCCGGCAAGCGGGAGGTCCAGCTCGGGGCACTCACTCCGACCCGCGACTTCACCTATGTCCCGGACACGGTCGCCGGATTCACGACGGCGCTGACCAGCACCGCCGGCGTCGGAGAGGTGATCAACCTCGGTGTCGGCTTCGAGGTATCCATCGGGCAGACGTTCGATCTCATCGCCGAGGTGATGGGCGTCGATGCTGTGGCCACCGAGGATCCCGCGCGGCTGCGCCCGGCGAACTCGGAGGTGGAGCGGCTTTTCTCCGACAACGCGAAGGCGCGCGAGATCCTGGGGTGGGCGCCCCGGTACGACGGTGTGGACGGCTTCCGCGAGGGCCTGCGCGCCACCGCCGAGTGGTTCACCGACCCGGGCAACCTGGCGCGCTACCGCACCGACGCGTACGTCGTATGA
- a CDS encoding LGFP repeat-containing protein has protein sequence MSAEVCTGASCTQAFAGGVLSFTGTAEPTSAVGVSAAAIAKVRADPTSSAVALGGAVDPVPSLVADPNGGGMAQKFSGGWVHSSVAGTFASSNTIMTAYSKAGWLRGKLGWPAGVETCSATSCVQAFQGGSIGYQKGKAAVPLVGVEADAIDVVFAAQGGSSGALGAPVGQLTVVSDPQGNGLVRQFANGWIHASAAGAFVTSNASMKEYSASGWLRGKLGWPTSAESKVTDPNGDGVAQSFRGGWIHSSAKGAFATSTRMMSGYSKAGWVRGSLGWPVSAEVCTGASCTQAFAGGVLSFTGTAEPTSAVGVSAAAIAKVRADPTSSAVALGGAVDPVPSLVADPNGGGMAQKFSGGWVHSSVAGTFASSNTIMTAYSKAGWLRGKLGWPAGVETCSATSCVQAFQGGSISYVKGKAATVAYR, from the coding sequence GTGAGCGCTGAGGTGTGCACGGGCGCTTCGTGTACCCAGGCGTTCGCCGGGGGTGTCCTCTCGTTCACGGGCACCGCTGAGCCGACGAGTGCGGTGGGTGTCTCGGCCGCGGCCATCGCGAAGGTTCGCGCTGATCCAACCAGCAGTGCGGTCGCGCTCGGCGGAGCTGTCGATCCCGTACCTTCGCTCGTGGCGGACCCGAACGGTGGCGGTATGGCGCAGAAGTTCTCCGGTGGGTGGGTCCATTCGTCGGTGGCGGGGACGTTCGCGTCGTCGAACACGATCATGACCGCGTACAGCAAGGCGGGATGGTTGCGTGGAAAGCTCGGGTGGCCGGCGGGTGTGGAGACGTGCTCGGCGACGTCGTGTGTGCAGGCGTTCCAGGGCGGCTCGATCGGTTATCAGAAGGGGAAGGCGGCGGTTCCGCTGGTGGGCGTCGAGGCGGACGCGATCGATGTGGTGTTCGCGGCGCAGGGCGGCAGCTCGGGGGCGCTGGGTGCGCCGGTCGGGCAGTTGACGGTGGTGTCGGATCCGCAGGGCAATGGTCTCGTCCGTCAGTTCGCGAACGGGTGGATTCACGCGTCGGCGGCCGGGGCGTTCGTGACGTCGAACGCGTCGATGAAGGAGTACAGCGCGTCGGGGTGGCTGCGGGGGAAGCTGGGATGGCCCACGAGTGCGGAGTCCAAGGTGACGGATCCGAACGGCGACGGGGTCGCGCAGAGCTTCCGGGGTGGGTGGATCCACTCTTCTGCAAAGGGTGCGTTCGCGACCTCGACGCGGATGATGTCGGGATACAGCAAGGCCGGTTGGGTGAGGGGTTCACTCGGATGGCCGGTGAGCGCTGAGGTGTGCACGGGCGCTTCGTGTACCCAGGCGTTCGCCGGGGGTGTCCTCTCGTTCACGGGCACCGCTGAGCCGACGAGTGCGGTGGGTGTCTCGGCCGCGGCCATCGCGAAGGTTCGCGCTGATCCAACCAGCAGTGCGGTCGCGCTCGGCGGAGCTGTCGATCCCGTACCTTCGCTCGTGGCGGACCCGAACGGTGGCGGTATGGCGCAGAAGTTCTCCGGTGGGTGGGTCCATTCGTCGGTGGCGGGGACGTTCGCGTCGTCGAACACGATCATGACCGCGTACAGCAAGGCGGGATGGTTGCGTGGAAAGCTCGGGTGGCCGGCGGGTGTGGAGACGTGCTCGGCGACGTCGTGTGTGCAGGCGTTCCAGGGCGGCTCGATCAGCTATGTGAAAGGCAAGGCGGCGACGGTCGCCTATCGCTGA
- a CDS encoding nucleotidyltransferase family protein: MSSNADLSVHPETSIRDALSQLDRSRRQVVFVEDDGGRLVGAVSDGDIRRGLLAGASLEDRVDRVMNASPGTVPPTATQDAVDELKARRGIRVVAVVDDGRIVDVVGEGERIATPLPTSVVLMAGGRGQRLYPITKDIPKPLVPLGDSPMIDIILGRLRSQGFRRVHVSVNHLGHLIEEHLGDGSAHGLDVTYLHEPMPLGTAGAIAQLRGEITSPFVVMNSDLLTDVDLRRMLGFHRDARATATIGAREYGFEIPYGVIRRDGHRVTGLAEKPYHSELVSAGIYVLDPDALQLLEQDEYCDMPTLLSRLMDADRSVAAYEIREEWIDVGRPEDLERARVAWERRTR, from the coding sequence ATGAGCTCGAACGCCGACCTGTCCGTGCACCCGGAGACGAGCATCCGCGACGCGCTCTCCCAACTCGACCGGAGCCGACGCCAGGTCGTCTTCGTCGAAGATGACGGAGGGCGACTGGTCGGAGCGGTGAGCGACGGCGACATCCGTCGTGGCCTCCTCGCCGGAGCATCGCTCGAGGACCGTGTCGATCGGGTGATGAACGCGAGCCCGGGCACGGTACCTCCGACGGCGACTCAGGACGCCGTCGACGAGCTGAAGGCGAGACGCGGCATCCGCGTCGTCGCGGTGGTCGACGACGGGCGCATCGTCGACGTCGTCGGCGAGGGCGAGCGCATCGCCACGCCGCTTCCGACGTCCGTGGTACTCATGGCCGGCGGCCGGGGGCAGCGGCTCTACCCGATCACGAAGGACATTCCGAAGCCTCTCGTCCCCCTGGGCGACAGTCCGATGATCGACATCATCCTCGGCAGGCTCCGCAGTCAGGGGTTCCGCCGCGTGCACGTGTCCGTCAACCACCTCGGGCATCTCATCGAGGAGCATCTCGGCGACGGCAGCGCGCACGGGTTGGACGTCACGTACCTGCACGAGCCGATGCCGCTCGGCACAGCCGGCGCGATCGCCCAGCTGCGCGGCGAGATCACCTCGCCCTTCGTGGTGATGAACTCGGACCTGCTCACCGACGTCGATCTCCGGCGCATGCTCGGCTTCCATCGCGATGCGCGGGCGACCGCCACGATCGGAGCGCGCGAGTACGGCTTCGAGATCCCGTACGGCGTCATCCGCCGTGACGGCCACCGTGTCACCGGGCTCGCCGAGAAGCCGTATCACAGCGAGCTCGTCAGCGCCGGGATCTATGTTCTCGATCCGGACGCCCTGCAACTGCTCGAACAGGACGAGTACTGCGACATGCCGACGCTGTTGTCGCGCCTCATGGACGCCGATCGTTCGGTCGCCGCCTATGAGATCCGCGAAGAGTGGATCGATGTGGGCAGACCGGAAGATCTCGAACGCGCCAGGGTGGCGTGGGAACGGAGAACCAGATGA
- a CDS encoding LegC family aminotransferase — MITPADFVRTIRRVVGDEPFVGLHVPDITEVEKVRVQECLDSTFVSSVGAFVTEFERGIAEFTGARHAIAVSNGTSALQVALELVGVGAGDDVIVPTLSFVATANAVSHAGAQPYFVDSDEMSAGLSVDAVSDVLRSARSTSEGLVNAVTGRRIAAIVPMHTLGHPMRIVELVALATEYGVPVVEDAAESLGSRVDGVHTGRFGRMGILSFNGNKILTTGGGGMILTDDDELAHRARHLTTTAKLPHRWEFEHDEVAYNYRMPNLNAALGVAQLERLPRFLADKRRLAARYRSAFADVDGIEFLDEPEGTVSNYWLCAVRVDGDIARRDEFLEATNDAGLQCRPFWNLLHAQAPYRQLPHARVPVAEALHASVVCIPSSPALAAA, encoded by the coding sequence ATGATCACCCCCGCAGATTTCGTCCGCACGATCCGCCGCGTGGTGGGCGATGAGCCTTTCGTCGGCCTGCACGTCCCCGACATCACCGAGGTCGAGAAGGTACGGGTGCAGGAATGCCTCGACTCGACCTTCGTCTCGAGTGTCGGCGCTTTCGTGACCGAGTTCGAGCGGGGCATCGCCGAGTTCACCGGTGCCCGTCACGCGATCGCGGTGTCCAACGGAACGTCGGCCTTGCAGGTCGCGCTCGAACTGGTCGGAGTCGGCGCGGGCGACGACGTGATCGTCCCGACCCTGTCCTTCGTGGCCACCGCGAACGCGGTCTCGCATGCGGGCGCCCAGCCGTACTTCGTCGACAGCGATGAGATGTCCGCTGGGTTGTCTGTCGATGCCGTCTCGGACGTGCTCCGCTCCGCGCGATCCACGTCCGAGGGCCTGGTGAACGCCGTCACCGGACGACGCATCGCCGCCATCGTGCCGATGCACACGCTCGGCCACCCGATGCGCATCGTCGAGCTCGTCGCGCTCGCGACCGAGTACGGCGTTCCCGTGGTCGAGGATGCCGCCGAGTCGCTCGGCAGCCGGGTCGACGGCGTCCACACAGGCAGGTTCGGCCGGATGGGCATTCTCAGTTTCAACGGGAACAAGATCCTCACGACCGGTGGCGGCGGGATGATCCTCACCGACGACGACGAGCTCGCCCACAGGGCGCGCCACCTCACCACGACGGCGAAGCTGCCGCACCGCTGGGAGTTCGAGCACGACGAGGTCGCGTACAACTACCGGATGCCCAACCTCAACGCCGCCCTCGGCGTCGCGCAGCTCGAACGCCTGCCTCGCTTCCTCGCCGACAAACGCCGGCTGGCGGCTCGCTACCGCTCCGCCTTCGCCGACGTCGATGGCATCGAGTTCCTCGACGAGCCGGAGGGGACCGTGAGCAACTACTGGCTGTGCGCGGTTCGCGTGGACGGCGACATCGCGCGCCGCGATGAGTTCCTCGAGGCGACCAACGACGCCGGCCTGCAGTGCCGGCCGTTCTGGAATCTGCTGCACGCCCAGGCGCCCTATCGTCAGCTGCCCCACGCCCGGGTGCCCGTGGCTGAAGCCCTGCACGCGTCCGTCGTGTGCATTCCGAGTTCGCCGGCGCTGGCAGCGGCATGA